From Candidatus Cloacimonadota bacterium, a single genomic window includes:
- the radA gene encoding DNA repair protein RadA has translation MPSTFVCTDCGFETGKWSGKCPNCGSWSTLKESSRIIGKNKITHQNSPRHKPEKIVKISGVAEERMSTGCSELDLVLGGGIVSGMLILIGGEPGIGKSTLMLQLAEWLGQSGKKVLYCSGEESTAQIHMRSKRLNVKSENILLLCTNDTEHIIDSIEEEAPALAIVDSIQSISLSSIDSIPGSITQLRESTNRLLKCGKQNGIPIFMVGHVTKEGYVAGPKILEHMVDTVLYFEGELRNQYKILRAVKNRFGSTNEIGLFEMTNLGLMQVDSPNSIFLSNELEQIGTSIGCIIEGTRSFIVEVQSLATGSNYGTPQRVVVGLEQKKLAILLAILEKNLALYLRSNDVFINLAGGIRSVDPSLDLAIIAAIISSLKDSPLPPNSVFIGEVGLNGEVRPVSQLEARVSEAVKLGYTNIFVSGFARIKTHTKVHKIKDIKALFAAITQ, from the coding sequence ATGCCATCAACTTTTGTATGCACGGATTGTGGCTTTGAAACCGGCAAATGGAGTGGAAAATGCCCAAATTGCGGTAGCTGGAGCACACTGAAAGAAAGCAGCCGAATCATCGGTAAGAACAAGATCACACATCAAAACAGTCCACGACACAAACCCGAGAAGATTGTGAAGATAAGCGGTGTAGCCGAAGAGAGAATGAGCACTGGCTGTTCAGAACTAGATCTGGTTTTGGGAGGAGGCATAGTATCCGGCATGCTGATCTTGATAGGCGGAGAACCCGGAATAGGAAAATCGACTTTGATGTTGCAATTGGCAGAGTGGCTGGGGCAAAGTGGGAAAAAAGTACTGTATTGCTCCGGAGAAGAAAGCACAGCCCAGATTCATATGCGCAGTAAACGACTCAATGTGAAAAGCGAAAACATCCTGCTATTGTGCACCAATGACACAGAACACATCATCGACAGTATTGAAGAAGAAGCTCCGGCACTAGCAATTGTGGACAGCATCCAATCCATTAGCTTGAGTAGCATAGATAGTATTCCGGGAAGTATCACTCAGTTACGCGAGAGTACAAACAGGCTGCTAAAATGTGGGAAGCAGAATGGCATACCTATATTTATGGTGGGTCATGTTACCAAGGAAGGTTATGTAGCAGGCCCAAAGATACTGGAGCATATGGTAGATACAGTTCTTTATTTTGAAGGTGAGCTGCGGAATCAATACAAAATCCTGAGGGCTGTAAAAAATAGATTTGGCTCCACCAATGAGATAGGTTTGTTTGAAATGACCAATCTGGGACTGATGCAAGTAGATAGCCCAAATTCTATATTTCTAAGTAATGAACTGGAGCAAATCGGTACCTCAATAGGTTGTATCATAGAAGGAACTCGAAGTTTTATAGTGGAAGTACAATCTCTGGCCACTGGCTCAAACTACGGTACTCCGCAAAGAGTGGTGGTAGGACTGGAGCAGAAGAAGCTTGCCATCCTATTAGCTATATTGGAGAAGAATCTAGCGCTGTATCTGCGGAGCAATGATGTATTCATAAACCTTGCAGGAGGCATTCGATCGGTTGATCCCTCTTTGGATTTAGCCATAATTGCCGCTATCATTAGCAGTCTGAAAGACAGCCCATTACCTCCAAACTCTGTATTTATCGGTGAAGTTGGCTTGAATGGGGAAGTAAGACCGGTATCCCAGCTAGAAGCCCGAGTGTCCGAGGCCGTTAAACTGGGATACACAAACATCTTCGTCTCTGGTTTTGCCCGGATAAAAACGCATACCAAGGTTCACAAAATCAAAGATATCAAGGCTTTGTTTGCAGCAATTACCCAGTGA
- a CDS encoding glutaredoxin domain-containing protein gives MEILNIVIYSTPTCSWCKKLKSYLKSSGFIYKELTYPGTIEPLATWFARQVNRVSRRPGSIIIQLSVFNKAKIDKLLGIK, from the coding sequence ATGGAAATACTGAACATAGTAATATACAGTACACCTACATGCTCATGGTGTAAGAAGCTAAAGAGTTATTTGAAATCTAGTGGTTTCATATATAAAGAGTTGACGTATCCAGGGACAATAGAGCCCTTAGCGACATGGTTCGCAAGACAGGTCAATCGGGTATCCCGCAGACCTGGATCAATAATCATACAACTATCGGTTTTTAATAAAGCCAAGATAGATAAACTTCTTGGAATTAAGTGA
- a CDS encoding MarR family transcriptional regulator gives MTNYPEKFHELVTRLQVVLSDIDYTQKACLQAGRMECMLLNHLYNTKTPANMNELAKVLSVSHSRVTRIMDNLVNKKLVTRRPSEEDRRCWFAIITEKGMKLAENSQKTVLDQQKSLLDKLSQKEIADIYKGFKTYVEKYEEVLRDSYIEI, from the coding sequence ATGACAAACTACCCTGAAAAGTTCCACGAACTCGTTACCCGCCTTCAAGTTGTACTCAGTGACATTGATTACACTCAGAAGGCTTGCCTCCAAGCAGGACGCATGGAATGCATGCTACTGAACCACCTTTACAACACCAAAACCCCTGCCAATATGAATGAACTGGCAAAGGTTTTGAGCGTTTCTCACAGCCGTGTTACTCGTATTATGGATAACCTGGTCAACAAAAAACTGGTTACACGCAGGCCCAGCGAAGAAGATCGCCGTTGCTGGTTTGCCATCATTACTGAAAAGGGAATGAAGCTTGCCGAAAACAGCCAGAAGACGGTTCTTGACCAGCAAAAGAGTCTGTTGGACAAATTGTCTCAAAAAGAGATAGCTGATATTTACAAGGGCTTCAAAACCTACGTAGAGAAGTACGAAGAAGTACTGAGGGATTCCTACATAGAGATATAG
- a CDS encoding OsmC family protein encodes MAGVVVTKWTGDLSFDSLVAGHHVLMDVDKEHGGNDTGPRPKSLLLTALAGCSGMDVVSILQKMQVKDYSFEMEAEGEPTKDHPVVYHTITIAYKFTGSNLPEDKIVKAVTLSTEKYCGVYAMLKEAAKVVVKVLINGTEVNL; translated from the coding sequence ATGGCTGGTGTAGTTGTAACCAAATGGACCGGAGATCTCAGTTTTGATTCTCTGGTTGCAGGTCATCATGTACTGATGGATGTGGACAAAGAGCATGGCGGGAACGATACAGGACCCCGCCCTAAATCTCTTTTGTTAACCGCTTTAGCCGGTTGTTCGGGAATGGATGTTGTATCAATTCTTCAAAAAATGCAGGTTAAAGATTATTCGTTCGAAATGGAAGCTGAAGGAGAACCCACAAAGGACCATCCTGTAGTATATCATACCATAACAATCGCATACAAATTCACAGGGAGTAATCTGCCTGAAGACAAGATTGTGAAAGCTGTGACACTCTCGACCGAGAAGTACTGCGGGGTATATGCTATGCTGAAAGAAGCAGCAAAAGTAGTAGTAAAAGTATTGATAAACGGAACCGAGGTGAATCTATGA